One Cryptomeria japonica chromosome 9, Sugi_1.0, whole genome shotgun sequence genomic window carries:
- the LOC131073611 gene encoding uncharacterized protein LOC131073611 has translation MSIKNGYTISQVPPIDIDAKREYEHNAKAKNVILSVMSNTKFVKVMHFTSAKETCDKLQRINEEDIKVKEAKLQNLITQFEGLKMKEEEKIANYLQRVYEIVNVIRGLGEDLTDELIIKKVLRSLITKYDTKVSTIEEAKDLKTFSMDELFGSVLAYEMRTISGENSKREVDLNSTKKWKEEAINVEEDDSNDVEANFVRKLKQGSGKYRGKLPFKFFDYGKIRYFVANCPYKKKEDNNVEGVKTKLKKFINLREGILERRIDSILLKVMLLMKKVNPKRAAVRMKEK, from the coding sequence ATGTCaataaagaatggttatactatttcTCAAGTTCCTCCTATAGACATcgatgctaaaagggaatatgagcacaatgctaaagctaagaatgtaATCTTAAGTGTTATGTCTAATAccaagtttgtcaaagtcatgcacttcACATCAGCAAAAGAAACTTGTGACAAGTTGCAAAGGATTAATGAAGAAGATATTAAGGTAAAGGAAGCAAAGCTACAAAATCTTATAACTCAATTTGAAGGTttgaaaatgaaagaggaagaaaagattgCTAATTATCTTCAAAGAGTGTATGAAATAGTAAATgttataagaggacttggagaggatctTACAGATGAATTAATTATCAAAAAGGTGCTAAGATCATTGATTactaagtatgatacaaaagtctcaaccatagaagaagcaaaagacttAAAAACTTTCtccatggatgagttatttggatcCGTGTTagcttatgaaatgagaacaataagTGGTGAAAATTCAAAGAGAGAGGTTGACTTAAATTCAACTAAGAAATGGAAAGAAGAAGCTATAAATGTGGAAGAAGATGACTCAAATGATGTTGAAGCTAACTTTGTTAGAAAATTGAAGCAAGGGTCAGGcaagtatagaggaaagctacCTTTCAAATTCTTTGACTACGGTAAAATAAGATATTTTGTTGCTAATTGTccctataagaagaaggaagataataatGTGGAAGGAGTTAAGACAAAACTAAAAAAATTTATCAACCTAAGAGAAGGAATTTTAGAAAGAAGAATAGACTCTATATTATTGAAAGTGATGCTACTGATGAAGAAAGTAAATCCGAAGCGGGCTGCAGTAAGAATGAAAGAGAAGTGA